In Flavobacterium gelatinilyticum, a genomic segment contains:
- a CDS encoding efflux RND transporter periplasmic adaptor subunit: MKHILIIGAAIVSLSVTSCKKEVENPETNSTFSLSDSMLKTTSTAEAKTEPVKNELTFFGKIIADNNKMIDVYPLVGGSVIKVNVELGDYVRKGQILATIKSTDIADFEKQSIDAKSDLLVAKNNLKVAQELFDGKLNSESDVLQAKSEVNKAQSQLSKIQETYKIYNIKAGSIYEVTAPISGFIIQKSINQDMLLRSDRSENIFDIAEISEVWAMANINEIDINKVKLGIDANVTTLSYPDKVFKGKVDKIFNVIDPETKAMQARIKLQNSDFLLKPDMNANIKLSYNEKNESMIAIPSKAIVFDKSKNFVMIFKDRHNIETRQVEVYRVVGDTTYISSGLKENEKVITNNQLFIYRALND; encoded by the coding sequence ATGAAACATATACTAATTATAGGAGCTGCAATTGTAAGTTTATCTGTTACAAGCTGCAAAAAGGAGGTAGAAAATCCGGAAACCAACAGTACCTTTTCGCTGAGTGACAGCATGCTTAAAACAACAAGCACTGCTGAAGCTAAGACAGAACCGGTAAAAAACGAACTGACTTTTTTTGGAAAAATCATAGCGGATAACAATAAAATGATTGACGTTTACCCGCTTGTAGGCGGAAGTGTTATTAAAGTAAATGTCGAATTAGGAGATTATGTTCGAAAAGGACAAATTCTGGCTACTATAAAAAGTACAGATATCGCCGATTTCGAAAAACAATCCATCGATGCCAAAAGCGATTTGCTGGTTGCTAAAAACAATTTAAAAGTGGCGCAGGAATTATTTGATGGAAAACTAAATTCTGAAAGCGATGTTCTTCAGGCAAAATCTGAGGTTAATAAAGCACAATCTCAGCTAAGTAAAATTCAGGAAACTTACAAAATCTACAATATAAAAGCAGGTTCTATTTACGAAGTTACAGCACCAATCAGCGGGTTTATTATTCAAAAAAGCATTAACCAGGATATGCTTTTACGTTCTGACCGTTCTGAAAATATTTTTGATATTGCCGAAATCAGTGAAGTATGGGCCATGGCCAATATTAATGAAATTGATATTAACAAGGTAAAATTAGGTATCGATGCCAATGTTACGACTTTAAGTTATCCGGATAAAGTTTTTAAAGGTAAAGTAGATAAGATATTCAACGTTATCGATCCAGAAACTAAAGCCATGCAGGCACGTATAAAACTTCAAAATTCAGATTTTTTACTGAAACCGGACATGAATGCCAATATCAAACTGTCTTATAATGAAAAAAACGAATCGATGATTGCTATTCCAAGCAAAGCGATCGTATTTGATAAAAGCAAAAACTTTGTAATGATATTTAAAGACCGTCATAATATCGAAACCAGACAGGTCGAAGTTTACAGAGTTGTGGGAGATACTACTTATATCTCAAGCGGTTTAAAAGAAAATGAAAAAGTAATTACCAACAACCAATTATTTATTTACCGCGCTTTAAACGATTAA
- a CDS encoding TolC family protein — MRKLYALLLLVSLNQVVMAQNAVTLEDCESQFLKNNLFLLASHYNIDASKALTIQSRIWENPTITAELNAYNPERNQYFDIGKQGQKAFGIEQLIYLGGKKRNEIKIAKTNEQLAELQFNDLLRTLKLQLRQSFYTVYYNTKSLETTDKQIAHIEDLINSYSIQAQKGNIPLRDVVRLQTLYLNFKNERMEVVNNNIEEQANLRLLLNSTEMIVPKVYDNEFTKYLKAIPFDLKALESDAIANRPDYLAKQKEIEANELTVKWQKSLSVPDITLGANYDQRSGAFNREANVSVGIPLPLWNKNKGNIKYAQTVLAQSKVEKQNFELQLQTEITSAWNKWEESRKNYAVIKPTVNADFEAVYNGILTNFQKRNISLLEFTDFMESYNQANIQVNELKKKLALSGEELNSTINKDLF; from the coding sequence ATGAGAAAACTCTATGCATTATTATTACTTGTATCTCTCAATCAGGTAGTAATGGCTCAAAATGCAGTCACACTTGAAGATTGTGAGAGCCAGTTTCTTAAAAACAACCTTTTTTTACTGGCTTCGCATTATAATATTGATGCATCAAAAGCGCTGACAATCCAGTCCCGTATCTGGGAAAACCCCACCATTACCGCAGAATTAAATGCTTATAACCCCGAAAGGAATCAATATTTTGATATTGGTAAACAAGGACAAAAAGCATTTGGTATTGAACAGCTTATTTATCTTGGCGGCAAAAAACGCAATGAAATCAAAATCGCAAAAACTAACGAACAGCTGGCAGAACTTCAGTTTAACGATTTACTAAGAACATTAAAATTACAGCTTAGACAAAGTTTTTACACAGTTTATTACAACACCAAAAGTCTTGAAACAACTGATAAACAGATTGCTCACATCGAAGACTTAATTAATTCCTATTCTATTCAGGCTCAAAAGGGAAATATTCCGCTTAGGGATGTTGTGCGTTTGCAAACGCTGTATCTCAACTTCAAAAATGAGCGAATGGAAGTCGTGAACAACAATATTGAAGAACAGGCAAATTTGAGACTTCTTTTAAATTCTACCGAAATGATAGTCCCAAAAGTTTATGATAATGAATTCACTAAATATTTAAAAGCTATTCCTTTTGATTTAAAAGCTTTAGAAAGCGATGCGATTGCCAACAGACCTGATTATCTGGCTAAACAAAAAGAAATTGAAGCCAATGAGCTAACCGTAAAATGGCAAAAATCTCTTTCTGTTCCTGATATAACCCTTGGCGCAAACTATGATCAGCGAAGCGGTGCTTTTAACAGAGAAGCCAATGTTTCAGTCGGGATTCCGCTGCCACTTTGGAACAAAAATAAAGGAAATATAAAATATGCCCAGACAGTTTTAGCACAATCTAAAGTTGAAAAACAGAATTTCGAACTGCAATTACAGACAGAAATTACATCGGCCTGGAATAAATGGGAAGAATCCCGTAAAAATTATGCTGTAATCAAACCAACAGTAAATGCTGATTTTGAAGCTGTTTACAACGGAATACTGACCAATTTTCAAAAAAGAAACATCAGTCTGCTTGAGTTTACAGATTTCATGGAAAGTTACAACCAGGCCAATATTCAGGTTAATGAATTAAAGAAAAAGCTGGCCTTATCCGGCGAAGAGTTAAACAGTACTATCAACAAGGATTTATTTTAA
- a CDS encoding HAMP domain-containing sensor histidine kinase yields MTLKNRISLLVSLLFTILFGLASTVIFVLYSNFRKEEFRERLEIKALSNIKLLVNVKEVDEQLLKMIDQNSINKLYDEKTLVFDSNFKLIYSSIDDAKIKWSVEDLKYLKKNKTFFKQQGDYEVYGVFYDTNYKDFYALISATDDYGKRKLLFLRYTLIISYIFFTCICWLLTSFMVKKALNPLGLFHQKIKNINENNLDTRIVSKSNKDEIDLIANEFNYMMDRIEISYQKQKEFTAHASHELRTPLSRMTAQIENTIADPQTSEKGKTFLTAILSDVNHLTELINSLLILSKIDNREAKNNENHRMDEILFSTIENLKKSFPEFIILFEIEESDNLDTLLEVKGNKSLLEIALMNVLKNACVYSDNNQAEVKISTDKNQLVISILNTGNTLSSEEQKHLFEPFMRGKNAQGTNGFGLGLRIVQRILTLHNSNITYSIPNNNINLFQLIFHS; encoded by the coding sequence ATGACATTAAAAAACAGAATATCACTATTAGTCAGCTTATTGTTTACAATCCTTTTTGGGCTGGCATCGACTGTGATATTTGTTTTGTATTCGAATTTTAGAAAGGAAGAATTCAGGGAACGTCTCGAAATTAAAGCTCTTTCTAACATTAAACTTTTGGTTAATGTGAAAGAAGTAGATGAGCAATTGCTTAAAATGATTGACCAGAATTCAATCAATAAATTGTATGATGAAAAAACACTGGTTTTTGATTCTAATTTTAAACTGATATACAGCAGTATTGACGATGCCAAAATCAAATGGTCTGTAGAGGATTTAAAATACCTGAAGAAAAATAAAACGTTCTTTAAACAACAGGGCGATTACGAAGTATACGGTGTTTTTTACGATACAAATTATAAAGATTTCTATGCTCTAATTTCAGCTACAGACGATTACGGAAAACGCAAACTGCTTTTTCTTCGTTATACTTTAATTATATCGTATATCTTTTTTACCTGTATATGCTGGCTTTTAACGTCGTTTATGGTTAAGAAAGCTTTGAATCCACTTGGATTGTTTCATCAGAAAATTAAAAATATAAACGAAAATAATCTTGATACGCGTATCGTTTCCAAAAGCAATAAGGATGAAATTGATCTGATTGCCAATGAGTTTAATTACATGATGGACAGAATTGAAATCTCGTATCAAAAACAAAAAGAGTTTACGGCTCATGCTTCTCATGAACTTAGGACTCCATTATCGAGAATGACGGCGCAAATTGAAAATACGATTGCCGATCCTCAGACATCCGAAAAAGGAAAAACCTTTTTAACTGCTATTTTATCTGATGTAAACCATTTAACTGAACTGATTAATTCTTTATTGATTTTATCTAAAATTGATAATCGAGAGGCCAAAAACAATGAAAATCATCGTATGGATGAAATTTTGTTCTCTACAATAGAAAATCTTAAAAAGAGTTTTCCTGAGTTTATTATTTTATTCGAGATTGAAGAAAGTGATAATCTAGACACTTTACTTGAAGTAAAAGGCAATAAAAGTCTTTTAGAAATTGCTTTAATGAATGTTTTAAAAAATGCCTGCGTATATTCAGATAATAATCAGGCAGAAGTAAAAATAAGTACTGATAAAAATCAGCTCGTTATTTCAATTTTAAACACAGGAAACACATTAAGCAGCGAAGAACAAAAACATCTTTTTGAACCTTTTATGCGAGGCAAAAACGCACAGGGAACAAACGGTTTTGGATTGGGTTTACGCATCGTCCAGCGAATCCTTACTCTTCATAATTCAAACATAACTTACAGTATTCCAAACAATAACATTAATTTATTTCAGCTGATTTTTCATTCATAA
- a CDS encoding response regulator transcription factor yields the protein MKILLLEDDFTLSKEISAFFTTKKFECIPYYDGSLLLKKYFPYEYDLIILDINVPGINGIEVCKGIREVDKKTPIIMLTAFSEIEDKLASFDNGADDYLVKPFHFEELYARISSLLRRKEIPQQTENKIIVEDLEILEEEMKVFRSGEEIKLTPKEFKLILILAHAKGKVLSKQFIAEKLWDYHIETNQNTIEVYINFLRKKIDKDQETKLIRTKIGYGYYLSNQE from the coding sequence ATGAAAATATTACTACTCGAAGATGATTTCACATTGTCTAAAGAAATATCTGCGTTCTTTACTACGAAAAAATTCGAGTGTATTCCTTATTATGATGGCTCTTTATTACTTAAAAAATACTTTCCGTACGAATACGATCTCATCATTCTTGATATAAATGTTCCGGGAATAAACGGAATTGAAGTCTGCAAAGGTATTCGTGAGGTCGATAAAAAGACACCTATTATTATGCTGACTGCTTTTAGTGAAATTGAAGACAAATTAGCTTCTTTCGATAATGGCGCAGATGACTATCTGGTAAAACCCTTTCACTTTGAAGAATTGTACGCACGGATTTCTTCTTTATTACGAAGAAAAGAAATTCCGCAGCAAACAGAGAATAAAATCATCGTTGAAGATCTTGAAATACTAGAAGAAGAAATGAAAGTTTTTCGTTCCGGCGAAGAAATTAAACTTACTCCAAAAGAATTTAAACTAATCTTAATTCTGGCTCATGCCAAAGGAAAAGTTCTCTCCAAACAGTTCATTGCTGAGAAACTTTGGGATTATCATATAGAAACCAATCAGAACACAATTGAAGTTTACATCAATTTTCTGCGAAAGAAAATCGATAAAGATCAGGAAACAAAATTAATACGCACCAAAATTGGCTACGGCTATTATTTAAGTAATCAGGAATGA
- a CDS encoding M42 family metallopeptidase has product MSTKSILNDTSIAFLESYLNNASPTGYESEGQKLWMNYLKPYVDTFITDTYGSAVGVINPDAPFKVVIEGHADEISWYVNYITEDGLIYVIRNGGSDHQIAPSKRVNIHTKKGIVKGVFGWPAIHTRLRDKEEIPKLSNIFIDLGCENKEQVEAMGVHVGCVITYPDEFMILNENKFVCRAIDNRMGGFMIAEVARLLKENKKELPFGLYIVNSVQEEIGLRGAEMIAHRIKPNVAIVTDVCHDTTTPMIDKKVEGDLKMGKGPVIGYSPAIQNKLRDLIVETAEENKIPFQRHATSRATGTDTDAFAYSNGGVASALISLPLRYMHTTVEMVHKEDVENVIQLIYESLLKIENNETFSYFK; this is encoded by the coding sequence ATGAGTACAAAATCTATCTTAAACGATACATCGATTGCTTTCCTGGAAAGCTACCTAAATAATGCTTCGCCTACTGGTTATGAGAGTGAAGGTCAGAAACTTTGGATGAATTATCTAAAGCCTTATGTTGATACTTTTATAACTGATACTTATGGATCTGCTGTAGGAGTTATTAATCCTGATGCTCCTTTTAAAGTCGTAATTGAAGGTCATGCCGATGAAATTTCATGGTATGTAAATTATATAACTGAAGATGGTTTAATATATGTAATACGAAATGGAGGTTCTGATCATCAGATTGCTCCTTCAAAAAGAGTTAACATTCATACCAAAAAAGGAATTGTAAAAGGTGTTTTTGGATGGCCGGCTATTCATACTCGTTTGCGTGATAAAGAAGAAATCCCTAAACTAAGCAATATTTTTATTGATTTAGGATGCGAAAACAAAGAGCAGGTTGAAGCAATGGGAGTTCACGTTGGCTGTGTTATTACATATCCTGATGAATTTATGATCCTGAATGAGAATAAATTTGTCTGCAGAGCTATCGACAACAGAATGGGTGGTTTTATGATCGCCGAAGTGGCGCGTCTGCTTAAAGAAAATAAAAAGGAACTGCCTTTTGGATTATATATCGTAAATTCTGTTCAGGAAGAAATTGGTTTACGCGGTGCCGAAATGATCGCCCACAGAATAAAACCTAATGTCGCTATTGTAACCGATGTGTGCCACGACACCACTACTCCAATGATAGACAAAAAGGTTGAAGGCGATCTTAAAATGGGAAAAGGTCCGGTAATTGGCTACTCTCCTGCTATTCAAAATAAATTACGTGATTTAATTGTAGAAACTGCCGAAGAAAACAAAATCCCGTTTCAGCGTCATGCTACTTCTCGCGCTACCGGTACAGATACTGATGCTTTTGCTTATAGTAATGGCGGTGTAGCATCGGCTTTGATTTCACTTCCGCTTCGTTATATGCATACGACAGTTGAAATGGTTCATAAAGAAGATGTTGAAAATGTTATTCAACTGATTTATGAATCGTTGTTGAAAATTGAGAACAATGAAACGTTCTCTTATTTCAAATAA
- a CDS encoding DUF4294 domain-containing protein, protein MRYTCCILFFILISFSVQAQITPKENQEMGYILTEQDSILNDTIQLPEIIISKGEKMNPEELKQFQILQNRVYKVYPYAKLAADRLTALNKGMERLKTNREKKKYFKIVEDYLNNEFEDRLKKLSRKQGQILVKLVHRQTGTTTYELIKTLKSGFKAFVSNTTANLFDISLKTEYKPYEVNEDYLIETILVRAFESGRLINQKSANPVNYNDLMQHWETKAKEINKK, encoded by the coding sequence ATGAGATATACCTGCTGTATTTTGTTTTTTATACTGATTTCGTTTTCGGTTCAAGCCCAAATAACTCCAAAAGAAAATCAGGAAATGGGTTACATATTAACTGAACAAGATTCTATTCTTAACGACACCATTCAATTGCCCGAAATTATTATTTCAAAAGGTGAAAAGATGAATCCTGAAGAATTAAAGCAGTTTCAGATTCTTCAAAACAGGGTTTATAAAGTATATCCATACGCTAAATTAGCTGCAGACAGACTGACCGCGCTAAATAAAGGAATGGAGCGATTGAAAACCAACCGTGAAAAAAAGAAATATTTCAAAATTGTCGAAGACTATCTTAATAACGAGTTTGAAGACAGGCTGAAAAAGCTTTCACGTAAGCAAGGACAGATTCTTGTAAAATTAGTGCATCGTCAAACCGGAACAACAACATACGAATTAATCAAAACCTTAAAAAGCGGATTCAAAGCCTTTGTGTCCAATACGACAGCCAATTTATTTGATATAAGTTTGAAAACAGAATACAAACCTTATGAAGTAAATGAAGATTACCTAATAGAAACCATATTAGTAAGAGCTTTCGAATCGGGAAGATTAATAAATCAGAAATCGGCTAATCCGGTAAACTACAATGACCTCATGCAGCATTGGGAAACAAAAGCCAAAGAGATTAATAAGAAATAA
- a CDS encoding DUF1569 domain-containing protein, which yields MKNIFSKTDSEEFIDRINQLGVDSQPLWGKMSVDQMLAHCNVMYEMVYENIHPKPNAFLRFILKSFVKSKVVNETSYSRNIRTAPQFIITGDRDFQIEKERLIRYITKTQELGTNEFEGKESLSFGRLTSKEWSNMFAKHLDHHFSQFNV from the coding sequence ATGAAAAATATTTTCTCTAAAACTGATTCAGAAGAGTTTATTGATCGTATTAATCAGTTAGGTGTTGATTCCCAGCCTCTTTGGGGTAAAATGTCTGTTGATCAGATGTTGGCGCATTGTAACGTAATGTATGAAATGGTATACGAGAACATTCATCCAAAGCCAAATGCTTTTTTACGATTTATACTAAAATCATTTGTAAAAAGTAAGGTTGTTAATGAAACTTCGTATTCTAGAAATATCCGTACGGCTCCTCAATTTATTATTACCGGAGATCGTGATTTTCAAATTGAAAAAGAAAGGCTTATTAGATATATTACGAAAACCCAGGAATTAGGAACAAATGAGTTTGAAGGTAAGGAATCTCTTTCTTTTGGCAGACTAACTTCTAAAGAATGGAGTAATATGTTTGCAAAGCATTTAGATCATCATTTTTCTCAATTTAATGTTTAA
- a CDS encoding nuclear transport factor 2 family protein — MKAVCSDNIILQSINESAVKGNKLNNENSKDFYKSLTSIPSNIKFQEKILSYSIQIDGAMAHAWTPYEFYMNDKLSHSGVNAFTLFKENDSWKIIYVIDTRRK, encoded by the coding sequence ATGAAAGCGGTTTGTTCTGATAATATTATTTTGCAGTCTATTAATGAAAGTGCTGTAAAAGGAAATAAATTGAATAATGAGAACTCAAAAGATTTCTATAAATCTCTCACGTCAATTCCGTCAAACATTAAATTTCAGGAGAAAATATTGAGTTATTCTATTCAGATTGATGGTGCTATGGCGCATGCCTGGACGCCGTATGAATTTTATATGAATGATAAGCTAAGCCATTCTGGTGTGAATGCTTTTACGTTGTTTAAAGAAAATGATTCCTGGAAAATCATTTATGTAATTGATACCCGAAGAAAATAA
- a CDS encoding endonuclease III domain-containing protein has protein sequence MDLFGESSNWETKLKPILKKYKGKKHPLDYQNTYQLLIMVILSAQDSDANINAISPTLFEKFPTLNSLAKTDFDSLLPYINKVRNYVTKAKWILEIAETIKNDKDIPLTMQGLTALKGVGRKSANVILRETNKPAEGIIADLHVIRVAPRIGIIKESKDGNKIEKDMMQVLPKNIWSEIGMAISFLGRETCRPKPKCSECLLTGICLYYAAEVA, from the coding sequence ATGGATTTATTTGGAGAATCGTCAAACTGGGAAACTAAATTAAAACCCATTCTAAAGAAATATAAAGGAAAAAAACATCCTTTGGATTATCAAAATACTTACCAGCTTTTAATAATGGTTATTCTATCCGCTCAGGATTCAGATGCTAATATCAATGCTATTTCTCCCACATTATTTGAAAAATTTCCAACTTTAAACAGCCTTGCCAAAACTGATTTTGATTCCTTGCTTCCTTATATCAACAAAGTCCGCAATTATGTAACTAAGGCCAAATGGATTTTAGAAATTGCCGAAACTATCAAAAATGATAAAGATATTCCATTAACTATGCAGGGATTAACAGCCTTAAAAGGTGTAGGAAGAAAATCTGCTAATGTCATTTTAAGAGAAACAAATAAACCTGCCGAAGGTATTATTGCAGATTTACATGTAATACGTGTTGCTCCAAGAATAGGAATTATCAAAGAAAGTAAAGATGGAAATAAAATCGAAAAAGATATGATGCAGGTTCTTCCAAAGAATATCTGGTCAGAAATTGGAATGGCTATTTCCTTTTTGGGCAGAGAAACCTGCAGACCAAAACCAAAATGTTCCGAATGTTTATTAACAGGTATCTGCCTTTATTATGCAGCAGAAGTAGCATAA
- a CDS encoding alpha/beta hydrolase, giving the protein MAKKTNNPTKSLKIPAIIIISAKICAFISTKLVTRFAARVFTTPVKHKVPKREFEMDAKSVQKEIYIPAIDKHIITYSYGESKRKIILVHGWSGRGTQLFKIADALVENGYSVISFDAPAHGKSKGQTTIMSEFIASILQLEKEFGPFESAIGHSLGGMSVLNAIKNELNVNSAVIIGSGDIVQDILNEFISKLRLKKDIADHLQNLFEEKYQLKMDDFSAYRAAQKVKIPVLVIHDKDDPEVPVKAGIHIHENLEKGTLFLTEGLGHRKILGNQNVIKETLKFIKKN; this is encoded by the coding sequence ATGGCAAAAAAGACAAATAATCCTACTAAATCATTAAAAATTCCAGCAATAATTATAATATCTGCGAAAATCTGCGCATTTATCTCTACAAAACTGGTTACCAGATTTGCTGCCAGAGTATTTACAACGCCTGTAAAGCATAAAGTTCCCAAACGAGAATTTGAAATGGATGCGAAAAGCGTGCAAAAAGAAATTTACATTCCGGCTATTGATAAACATATTATAACCTATTCTTATGGTGAAAGTAAACGTAAAATTATACTTGTTCACGGCTGGTCAGGAAGAGGGACACAGCTTTTTAAGATTGCTGATGCATTAGTAGAAAATGGTTATTCTGTCATAAGTTTTGACGCTCCCGCACATGGAAAATCAAAAGGTCAAACCACCATAATGTCTGAGTTTATAGCTTCGATATTACAACTTGAAAAAGAATTCGGACCATTTGAGTCCGCAATTGGACATTCATTAGGAGGAATGTCTGTTTTAAATGCAATTAAAAACGAATTAAATGTAAATAGTGCAGTAATTATCGGAAGCGGTGATATCGTTCAGGATATTCTGAATGAATTCATTTCTAAATTGAGATTAAAAAAAGACATTGCTGATCATTTACAAAATCTTTTTGAAGAAAAATACCAACTAAAAATGGATGATTTTTCTGCTTATCGAGCTGCACAAAAAGTAAAAATTCCTGTTTTAGTAATACATGATAAAGATGATCCCGAAGTTCCGGTTAAAGCCGGAATACATATTCATGAAAATCTCGAAAAAGGCACCTTGTTTTTGACTGAAGGCTTAGGACATAGAAAAATATTAGGAAATCAAAATGTTATCAAAGAAACTCTCAAATTCATCAAAAAAAACTAA
- a CDS encoding glycogen synthase yields the protein MEIFHISAECYPVAKVGGLADVVGALPKYQKTAGHDLRVVVPCYDTKFRNENEFECVHWGTVKLGNFNFPFSVLKESSNKLGYELYLIEINELFNRPNVYGYEDDIERFLSFQIAVLDWILARNQIPDVINCHDHHTGLIPFLLQFAFKYKNLQHVKTVITIHNGLYQGWFGFDKLYYLPEFDLRHVGFLEWNNCINSLAVGVKCANAVTTVSPSYLNEINYAANGLESLFNSVRKKSRGILNGIDIEVWNPLHDHMISENYSIENFEFGKQKNKEKLCGQFDLDPSKPLFSFIGRLFEEKGGDLLPQASAQALSEHFGNINILILGSGNSEIESKLTQLRNDYKGNYNVFIGYNEELAHLIYAGSDYILMPSRVEPCGLNQMYAMRYGTIPIVRRTGGLRDTVIDFGDNGNGVCHDQASAADICYSINRAVKLYEDKVSFNTVLKRGMAADHSWERVCQEYIEIYNLIIQQNEI from the coding sequence ATGGAGATATTTCATATTAGTGCAGAATGTTACCCTGTGGCAAAAGTTGGCGGTTTAGCCGATGTTGTGGGTGCACTGCCAAAATATCAAAAAACTGCGGGACATGATCTAAGAGTTGTAGTTCCGTGTTATGATACAAAATTTCGAAATGAAAATGAGTTTGAATGTGTTCATTGGGGAACCGTTAAACTGGGAAATTTTAATTTTCCGTTTAGTGTTTTAAAAGAATCTTCAAATAAGCTTGGATATGAACTATACCTGATCGAAATTAATGAGTTATTCAATCGTCCGAATGTGTATGGATATGAAGATGATATCGAAAGGTTTTTGTCTTTTCAGATTGCTGTGTTAGACTGGATTTTGGCCCGAAACCAAATTCCGGATGTTATTAATTGTCATGATCATCATACAGGATTAATTCCGTTTTTGCTTCAGTTTGCTTTTAAGTATAAAAATCTGCAGCATGTAAAAACGGTTATTACTATTCATAATGGATTGTATCAGGGTTGGTTTGGTTTTGATAAGCTGTATTATCTGCCGGAATTCGATCTTAGGCATGTGGGATTTTTGGAATGGAACAACTGCATTAATTCTCTGGCGGTTGGTGTGAAATGTGCAAATGCAGTAACAACAGTTTCTCCGAGCTATTTAAATGAAATTAACTATGCAGCAAATGGTTTGGAATCTTTATTTAATTCTGTACGGAAAAAATCAAGAGGTATTTTAAACGGAATTGACATTGAAGTTTGGAATCCGCTGCATGATCACATGATTTCTGAAAATTATTCGATTGAAAATTTTGAATTCGGGAAACAGAAAAATAAAGAAAAATTATGCGGGCAGTTCGATTTAGATCCTTCAAAACCGCTTTTTAGTTTCATTGGACGTTTGTTTGAAGAAAAAGGCGGGGATTTACTGCCGCAAGCTTCTGCTCAGGCTTTGTCCGAGCATTTTGGAAATATCAATATACTGATTTTAGGTTCTGGAAATTCAGAAATTGAATCTAAACTGACACAACTAAGAAATGATTATAAAGGAAACTACAATGTTTTTATAGGGTATAATGAAGAATTGGCGCATTTGATTTATGCAGGTTCAGATTATATTTTAATGCCGTCGAGAGTTGAACCGTGTGGTTTAAACCAAATGTACGCGATGCGTTACGGAACTATTCCGATTGTTAGACGAACAGGGGGATTGCGAGATACTGTAATTGATTTTGGAGATAATGGAAACGGAGTCTGCCACGATCAGGCTTCGGCTGCCGATATCTGTTATTCTATAAATCGTGCCGTGAAGTTGTATGAGGATAAAGTAAGTTTTAATACTGTTTTAAAAAGAGGAATGGCTGCAGATCATTCCTGGGAAAGAGTGTGTCAAGAATATATCGAAATATACAACTTAATAATTCAGCAAAATGAAATTTAA